From a single Lentimicrobium sp. L6 genomic region:
- a CDS encoding ABC transporter permease — MLKNIVKTSFRFLSKNRVYTLINVLGLALGLATSILIFLYITDELSYDKFHEDYEHIYRVQEKYDWGDYTQFWATCDGNIALRMAHGPEDVSTCRIMSYYNPPFLFANARSAENSQVIFADSTFFDVFSFPVVERVTGSVLGSANQIMISENIAKELYGEVSPLGKQIEADGEQFEISAIFEQVPANSHLNFDVVFSVELMRESYARIDSSGPMVFYTYVRTHDLNSKIRLQKYLQDDLQNEIQKLMAKSEETKEKFTKLKAEIAFVPLADIHLKSDAEKEYQTNGNYEYILIYLTIAIFILLLASINYINLATASSVIRAREIGVRKVLGAHQKNIFFHFISEAFILVLTSTITALVIVELGFPTFNAFVGKSLSINMIWSYEILSFLMVTTISLTLLSGLYPSLLMSTFNPLTVLSNRLNAQKNNKINLILRRFLVISQFSIAVFLSIASIIVAQQLRFIQNRDVGFNRDKVVVVPLSGDSGLEHLVDLKEDFLKIPGVVSVTGSSNVPGERFGYYGINMPSLNSDNDSLPDEKKHKVWLGVRMLCADHDFLGSFGFEIKQGRTFSFDVYSDSNAFILNEAAVRKYQIEDPIGREVVFNYAVKEPKVGKIIGVVKDFHFASLHQEVDPLMIHIFPPFYRYVIIKIERQQHASLISEVERKWHKHLPRTPFNYYFLDDAYESMYRSDNRLGRIFYFFTFIALFLAALGLYGLVAFISEQRKAEIGIRKVLGASIGRLMFTMSKEFVLLILFSNVLAWIPAWYFINTWLEDFAFTIDVSIWPFISTAIISVLIGLFTISIKTWVATKSNPADIL, encoded by the coding sequence ATGCTGAAAAATATTGTAAAAACTAGTTTTAGGTTTTTAAGCAAGAATAGGGTTTATACATTAATTAATGTATTGGGCCTTGCACTTGGTTTAGCCACTAGTATACTTATATTTTTGTATATCACCGATGAACTAAGCTACGATAAGTTTCATGAAGATTATGAGCATATTTATCGGGTTCAAGAAAAATACGATTGGGGCGATTATACCCAGTTTTGGGCTACATGTGATGGAAATATTGCCTTGCGTATGGCCCATGGGCCAGAGGATGTTTCAACCTGTAGAATCATGAGTTATTATAATCCTCCCTTTCTGTTTGCCAATGCTCGCTCCGCTGAAAATAGTCAGGTGATTTTTGCCGACTCCACTTTCTTCGATGTATTTTCTTTTCCCGTAGTGGAAAGAGTGACAGGGAGCGTTTTGGGTTCTGCCAACCAGATTATGATCTCCGAAAATATAGCCAAGGAATTATATGGAGAGGTTTCTCCTTTAGGTAAACAGATAGAAGCTGATGGTGAACAATTTGAGATTTCCGCCATATTTGAACAGGTTCCAGCCAATTCACATTTAAATTTTGATGTGGTCTTTTCCGTGGAGTTAATGAGAGAGTCTTATGCTAGAATTGATTCATCAGGACCGATGGTATTTTATACCTATGTGCGAACCCATGACTTGAACTCAAAAATACGATTGCAAAAATACCTTCAGGATGATTTGCAGAATGAGATTCAAAAACTCATGGCAAAAAGTGAAGAGACTAAAGAAAAGTTTACCAAATTAAAAGCAGAGATTGCTTTTGTTCCATTAGCAGACATCCATTTGAAAAGCGATGCTGAAAAAGAATATCAGACCAATGGGAATTACGAATATATCCTCATTTATCTTACCATAGCAATATTTATTCTACTTCTGGCCAGTATCAATTATATTAATTTGGCGACCGCTAGTTCTGTAATCAGAGCTCGGGAAATTGGAGTCAGAAAAGTGCTTGGAGCACATCAGAAAAATATTTTCTTCCACTTTATTAGTGAAGCTTTTATATTAGTACTCACTTCAACCATTACGGCTCTAGTAATTGTGGAACTAGGATTCCCTACTTTTAACGCTTTTGTGGGAAAGAGTTTGTCTATTAATATGATTTGGTCATACGAGATTCTTAGTTTTCTTATGGTAACCACCATTTCACTCACCCTCCTTTCAGGGCTTTATCCTAGTTTGTTAATGTCTACATTTAACCCTTTAACAGTATTGTCAAATCGCTTGAATGCGCAAAAAAACAATAAAATTAACTTGATTCTGAGACGGTTTTTAGTGATTTCACAATTTAGTATAGCAGTATTTCTTTCCATTGCATCTATAATCGTAGCTCAACAACTTCGTTTTATTCAGAATCGTGATGTGGGTTTCAATAGGGATAAAGTAGTAGTGGTTCCATTGAGTGGTGATAGTGGTCTCGAACATTTAGTGGACTTGAAGGAGGATTTCTTGAAAATCCCAGGAGTGGTTTCTGTAACTGGAAGTTCCAATGTTCCTGGTGAGCGATTTGGATATTATGGAATAAACATGCCTTCGTTGAATAGCGATAATGATAGTTTGCCAGACGAGAAGAAACATAAGGTATGGTTAGGGGTAAGAATGTTATGTGCCGATCATGATTTCTTAGGTTCTTTTGGGTTTGAGATCAAACAAGGGAGAACTTTTTCTTTTGATGTGTATTCTGACAGCAATGCTTTTATATTGAATGAAGCCGCTGTTAGAAAATACCAAATTGAGGATCCTATAGGAAGAGAAGTGGTGTTTAATTATGCTGTAAAGGAGCCTAAGGTTGGTAAGATTATTGGAGTGGTTAAAGATTTTCATTTCGCTTCATTACACCAAGAGGTTGACCCTTTAATGATACACATATTTCCTCCATTTTATCGCTATGTCATTATAAAAATTGAAAGGCAGCAACATGCCAGTCTTATTTCTGAGGTGGAGCGAAAATGGCATAAACATTTGCCTCGTACTCCATTTAATTATTATTTCCTCGATGATGCTTATGAATCAATGTATCGCTCCGATAATAGGTTAGGTAGGATATTCTATTTCTTCACTTTTATTGCGCTATTTTTAGCAGCTTTAGGATTGTATGGTTTGGTGGCATTTATTTCAGAGCAAAGAAAAGCGGAAATAGGAATTAGAAAAGTTTTGGGCGCCTCCATTGGCCGATTGATGTTCACCATGTCTAAAGAATTTGTGTTATTAATCCTATTCTCTAATGTATTGGCTTGGATTCCAGCTTGGTATTTTATCAATACTTGGCTAGAGGATTTTGCCTTCACTATTGATGTTTCTATTTGGCCATTTATCTCTACTGCCATTATTTCTGTTTTAATAGGTTTATTCACTATCAGCATAAAAACATGGGTCGCTACCAAATCCAATCCGGCAGATATTTTGTAG
- a CDS encoding twin-arginine translocase TatA/TatE family subunit: MMPSALLFLDFGGGEILIILLVILIVLGPKKIPEFAKKAGQVMRYIRNATDDIKREINKETGEIQKPFKSAYNSATAFSENAHKAMKSTLDDLNQEENQAKDTETNESDEKVTKKDTKSTEKQ, encoded by the coding sequence ATGATGCCAAGTGCACTTTTATTTTTAGATTTTGGAGGAGGAGAAATTCTTATCATCTTATTGGTGATATTGATAGTTCTTGGTCCGAAAAAGATTCCAGAATTCGCTAAAAAAGCTGGACAAGTCATGCGATATATTAGAAATGCTACTGACGATATCAAAAGAGAAATCAATAAGGAAACTGGCGAAATTCAAAAACCTTTTAAATCGGCTTATAATTCGGCTACTGCCTTTAGCGAAAATGCTCACAAAGCCATGAAATCTACTCTTGACGATTTAAATCAAGAAGAGAATCAGGCCAAAGATACTGAGACAAATGAAAGTGATGAAAAAGTCACAAAAAAGGATACGAAATCAACAGAAAAACAATAA
- a CDS encoding DUF5686 and carboxypeptidase-like regulatory domain-containing protein — protein sequence MKGPFYISLLSILLIALSINTFAQNKVITGIIIDEESREPLAFVNIVTEDDKYGTSTDIDGLFQMKIPKKTKSLTLSYVGYEKKSVDISYQKSQFIFKMKPLAYLLSEYEVTPGINPTHRIINNVLQYRDTNDPKKLQSFSYTSYDKMVITLDLENKTMSDSVLLLPDSISNISSFIKDKDILLMENVVEKKFMAPERNHEKIIASKVSGLQDPLIVFVVSQIQSTSFYDEIIHMVNNHYINPISKGSLSKYYFQMEDTTYSSQGDTIFSISYSPYSDKNFDGLQGVLSISTKKWAIVNVRAKPLNSDEQGFNIEIQQLYGFVDGHWFPTQLNTNIIFNNTIATTNGEQAKFIGIGKSYHKDVILNPELVKQQFSHIEVELDPNAGYQKEEFWNRYRKDSLSQRDKNTYAFMDSVGKAENFDKTIKQAETLFTGRIPWGKFDIPLDKFAGYNNYEGLWLGAGLRTNKRLSTKWDIGIYGAYAFRAQKAKYGINGQILLYKPFSLKLYAAYSKDYQEAAGVDFYDNHETTFSPERFKNFFISRSNYTDRKEIAFRIRTLRYIHASIGMRVDHKEAAYDYSYQGQEAIIPGYTFDFTEIRLGLRFAFKERYFDNSRMLLSMGTKYPIAWFNYSKGLKGILNGDYDFHRFDLRIKKSFYTKYLGETSVDLIGGLIIGDLPYSNLYRGQGTYGVITVFAPGSFGSMSANEFLSDRYVSAFLSHNFGNLIFQGKKFKPEVVLVTNIGFGWLNHPEQHLNIGFKTMEHGYFESGILINDLVNLYLYNIGIGATYRYGAYSNRLVEDNLSVKISLTFPIKPAFKAVE from the coding sequence ATGAAAGGTCCTTTTTATATTTCTTTGTTATCCATTTTACTCATCGCATTATCAATCAATACTTTTGCTCAAAATAAAGTAATTACAGGAATTATTATCGATGAGGAATCTCGTGAACCTTTGGCATTTGTAAACATAGTTACAGAGGATGATAAATATGGAACATCCACTGATATCGATGGATTATTTCAGATGAAAATTCCCAAGAAAACAAAAAGCCTCACACTTTCCTACGTGGGTTATGAGAAGAAAAGTGTCGATATTTCCTATCAAAAGAGCCAGTTTATTTTTAAAATGAAGCCTTTGGCTTATTTGCTTTCTGAGTATGAGGTAACACCTGGAATTAATCCCACACACAGAATCATTAATAATGTCCTGCAATATCGCGATACTAACGACCCAAAAAAACTTCAAAGCTTCTCCTATACTTCCTACGACAAAATGGTAATCACCCTAGATTTGGAAAATAAGACCATGAGTGATTCAGTATTGCTGCTTCCTGATAGCATTAGTAACATTAGCTCCTTTATAAAAGACAAAGACATCCTCTTGATGGAAAACGTAGTGGAGAAAAAATTTATGGCTCCAGAGCGTAATCATGAGAAAATTATAGCTTCCAAAGTTTCCGGCCTTCAGGATCCATTGATTGTTTTCGTGGTTTCACAGATTCAATCCACCTCCTTCTACGATGAAATCATCCACATGGTGAATAATCATTATATCAATCCCATCAGCAAGGGAAGTTTAAGCAAGTATTATTTTCAAATGGAAGATACGACATACTCTAGCCAAGGGGACACCATTTTTTCTATTAGCTATTCTCCTTATTCCGATAAGAATTTCGATGGTTTACAAGGGGTATTAAGCATCAGTACAAAAAAATGGGCTATAGTAAATGTTAGAGCAAAACCCTTAAACAGTGATGAACAAGGCTTTAATATTGAAATACAACAACTTTATGGTTTTGTGGATGGACATTGGTTTCCGACCCAACTAAACACCAATATTATTTTTAATAATACCATAGCCACAACAAATGGAGAACAAGCAAAATTTATCGGTATTGGAAAGAGTTATCATAAAGATGTCATTCTGAATCCGGAGCTTGTGAAACAACAATTTTCGCATATTGAAGTGGAACTGGATCCAAATGCAGGCTATCAAAAAGAGGAATTTTGGAATCGGTACCGAAAAGATTCACTTTCGCAAAGAGACAAAAACACCTACGCTTTTATGGATAGTGTGGGCAAGGCTGAAAATTTTGATAAGACCATAAAACAAGCTGAGACGCTTTTCACTGGTAGGATTCCATGGGGAAAGTTTGATATCCCATTAGACAAATTTGCTGGATATAATAATTATGAAGGCCTCTGGCTTGGAGCTGGATTGAGAACAAATAAAAGGCTGAGTACCAAATGGGATATCGGGATTTATGGAGCCTATGCTTTTAGAGCTCAGAAAGCAAAATATGGTATCAATGGGCAAATCCTTCTATACAAACCTTTTTCCTTGAAGCTTTATGCTGCTTATTCTAAAGATTACCAAGAAGCTGCTGGAGTAGATTTTTATGATAATCATGAAACTACATTTAGCCCTGAGCGATTTAAGAACTTCTTTATTTCTCGTTCCAATTATACTGATAGAAAAGAGATAGCCTTCCGAATTAGGACCCTAAGATATATTCATGCCAGCATTGGAATGAGAGTAGATCATAAGGAGGCTGCCTACGATTATTCTTACCAAGGACAAGAAGCCATCATTCCAGGATACACTTTTGATTTTACTGAAATCAGGCTGGGACTTCGCTTTGCTTTTAAAGAGCGATATTTCGACAATAGCAGAATGCTTCTATCCATGGGAACAAAATATCCTATTGCCTGGTTTAATTATTCAAAAGGATTGAAAGGTATACTCAATGGTGATTATGATTTTCATAGATTCGATTTACGTATTAAGAAGAGCTTCTACACCAAATATTTAGGAGAAACTTCGGTAGATTTAATTGGTGGACTCATCATCGGAGACCTCCCCTATTCTAACCTCTATCGAGGACAAGGTACTTATGGAGTGATTACTGTTTTTGCTCCGGGAAGTTTTGGAAGCATGAGTGCCAACGAGTTTTTATCCGACCGCTATGTTTCTGCTTTTCTTAGCCATAACTTTGGCAACCTCATTTTTCAGGGAAAAAAGTTTAAACCCGAAGTGGTTTTAGTTACAAATATTGGTTTTGGTTGGCTCAATCACCCAGAACAACATTTAAACATTGGTTTTAAAACTATGGAGCATGGTTATTTTGAAAGCGGGATCCTCATCAATGATTTGGTAAATCTCTATCTTTATAATATCGGAATTGGAGCCACCTATCGTTATGGTGCTTATTCAAATAGGCTAGTAGAAGATAATCTTTCTGTGAAAATTAGTTTGACTTTTCCCATTAAACCTGCTTTCAAGGCTGTGGAGTAG
- a CDS encoding AIR synthase related protein gives MSDLKYNQRGVSASKEDVHAAIKNIDKGLFPKAFCKVIPDLLTNDDEYCIIMHADGAGTKSSLGYMYWKETGDISVWKGIAQDALVMNLDDLLCVGATDDILLSSTIGRNKNLITGDVISALINGSEELLAELKKWGVNIHSTGGETADVGDLVRTIIVDSTVTARMKRSDIIDNANIKAGDVIVGLSSSGQAIYETEYNGGMGSNGLTSARHDVFSKYLTKKYPESYDHAVPCDLVYSGGMRLTDPTEVEGVDAGKLVLSPTRTYAPIIKKILDNHRNQIHGMVHCSGGAQTKVLHFIDNLHIIKDNMFDVPPLFKLIQEQSKTPWEEMYKVFNMGHRMELYIPEDLAEDIINISESFKVDAQIIGRVESSDNKKLTITSEYGKFIYEQA, from the coding sequence ATGAGCGATTTAAAATATAACCAAAGAGGTGTATCGGCTTCAAAAGAAGACGTGCATGCAGCTATTAAAAATATTGATAAGGGATTGTTTCCTAAAGCATTTTGCAAAGTCATCCCTGACTTACTTACCAATGATGATGAGTATTGTATCATTATGCATGCCGATGGTGCTGGAACAAAATCATCTTTAGGATATATGTACTGGAAAGAAACGGGCGATATTTCTGTTTGGAAAGGAATAGCCCAAGATGCTTTGGTAATGAATTTAGATGATTTACTTTGCGTTGGCGCCACAGATGACATTTTGCTTTCTTCTACTATCGGTCGCAATAAAAACCTCATCACTGGCGATGTGATTTCTGCTTTAATCAATGGTTCTGAAGAACTATTGGCAGAATTAAAAAAATGGGGCGTTAATATCCACTCTACTGGTGGAGAAACTGCAGATGTTGGCGATTTAGTGCGCACTATCATAGTGGACAGTACAGTAACAGCCAGAATGAAACGCTCCGACATTATTGACAATGCCAATATAAAAGCTGGTGATGTGATAGTTGGATTGAGCAGTTCAGGCCAAGCCATATACGAAACCGAATATAATGGAGGAATGGGAAGCAATGGTTTAACAAGTGCACGCCACGATGTTTTCTCTAAATACCTCACCAAGAAATATCCAGAAAGCTATGACCATGCTGTCCCTTGTGATTTGGTTTATTCTGGTGGCATGAGACTCACAGATCCCACAGAAGTGGAGGGTGTGGACGCAGGGAAACTCGTTCTCTCTCCAACTCGCACCTACGCTCCTATTATTAAAAAGATATTGGACAATCATCGCAATCAAATCCATGGTATGGTGCATTGTAGTGGTGGAGCTCAAACTAAGGTTCTTCATTTTATCGACAACCTTCACATCATAAAAGACAATATGTTTGACGTTCCTCCTCTTTTTAAGCTCATACAGGAACAATCTAAAACGCCATGGGAAGAAATGTATAAAGTATTCAATATGGGCCACAGAATGGAATTATATATTCCTGAAGATTTAGCCGAAGATATTATAAATATTTCTGAAAGCTTTAAGGTAGATGCGCAAATTATTGGTAGAGTAGAAAGTAGTGATAACAAAAAACTAACCATAACAAGTGAGTATGGTAAATTCATCTACGAACAAGCATAA
- a CDS encoding OmpA family protein translates to MNKISYILLLSIGLLFQPILNAQNRHIRAGDEAYQDQLYKVAAEKYKKGYNKLKNKEDKLNVAFKMAESYRKTNDLRRAKAQYKRLIRLNAHQQTPEIVLRYGQSLLMLEEFKEAEAQFAIYDTLVGDDPQAKMAVASIKFARRALENPKNYTLENIKRINSKFDDFSPSYQDNNYQSLYFTSSREEALGKNLDGWTGEKFSDLFYAKLDRKGEWSKPELVDEEDIINTKGNEGQSTFNSRFNRMYFTRCFVSPSRPCGCLILQSKRSGRDWGDPEVVELGSDSSHVVGHPAISDDEKTIIFAADFERGYGGKDLYIATRESIQDPFGYPTNLGPLVNTKRDEMFPLIRDDSTLYFSSNGLVRLGGLDIYKVFFYADTISGDPINMGFPINSAADDFGIIFDPEQQEAGYMSSNRPGGRGGADIYSFILPPLEYTITGAVTDDYTFQAVDGLDVLLLGSDGSEKKVRTIEDGTFTFNTKQVLPDTEYELVFEREGYFRLVLKETTVGLDHSKDIQMEVELQRIPEEPILLPEILFDLAKWDLKPQFEDSLQGLIETMDANPHVIVELGAHTDNRGQDESNDILSQKRAESVVNYLILRGIDPGRLFAKGYGEREPRRLATEVKKNGITFPEGVTLTQVYIDSLPKSQQETAHSLNRRIEFKIVGKDYQERALAEQGDTSDVWIQMRERTNRVFFNMPDKQMYKFECAINGYTNEVIYTPLTKLVTCSVDFALELLKQGIIKKEDFKGNPDDIISTGNIEHKSVFTLKDFRIGSKTIRNLDVYVWHGSLYPFFINEVTLKKFGTPVIDEKKRSITFE, encoded by the coding sequence ATGAATAAAATATCATATATACTTTTACTTTCAATTGGCTTATTATTTCAGCCCATTCTTAATGCTCAAAACCGACACATCAGGGCTGGTGATGAAGCTTACCAAGACCAACTCTATAAAGTAGCTGCGGAAAAGTACAAAAAGGGATACAACAAACTAAAAAATAAAGAAGACAAGTTGAATGTTGCCTTCAAAATGGCTGAATCTTATCGTAAGACTAATGACCTTCGCAGAGCTAAAGCTCAATACAAAAGACTTATCCGACTGAATGCACACCAGCAAACCCCGGAAATTGTATTACGTTATGGACAATCCCTTCTCATGCTCGAAGAGTTTAAAGAAGCAGAAGCACAATTTGCCATTTATGATACTTTAGTGGGAGACGATCCTCAAGCAAAAATGGCTGTCGCATCTATTAAGTTTGCTCGCCGTGCTTTAGAGAATCCAAAAAACTATACTTTAGAAAACATCAAAAGAATTAATTCCAAATTTGATGACTTTAGCCCAAGCTATCAAGATAATAACTATCAAAGTTTATACTTCACCTCTTCTCGTGAGGAGGCTCTTGGTAAAAACTTAGATGGTTGGACAGGAGAAAAGTTCTCCGATTTATTTTATGCTAAACTCGATAGAAAAGGCGAGTGGAGTAAACCCGAGTTAGTTGACGAGGAAGATATCATTAATACCAAAGGTAACGAAGGTCAATCCACATTCAATAGCCGGTTTAATAGGATGTATTTTACACGATGTTTTGTAAGCCCAAGCAGACCTTGTGGATGTTTAATTCTCCAATCTAAACGTTCTGGTCGAGATTGGGGAGATCCTGAAGTAGTAGAATTAGGTAGCGATAGTAGTCACGTAGTGGGCCATCCTGCTATAAGCGATGATGAGAAAACTATCATTTTTGCAGCTGATTTTGAAAGAGGCTATGGTGGAAAAGATTTATATATAGCTACAAGGGAAAGCATACAAGATCCTTTTGGGTATCCAACCAACTTAGGTCCACTTGTTAATACCAAACGTGATGAAATGTTTCCATTAATAAGAGATGACAGCACCCTTTATTTCTCTTCAAATGGCCTTGTGAGATTAGGAGGCTTAGATATTTACAAGGTGTTTTTTTATGCAGATACCATATCGGGAGATCCAATCAATATGGGCTTTCCCATAAACTCAGCTGCCGATGATTTTGGTATCATTTTTGACCCAGAGCAACAAGAAGCAGGCTACATGTCTTCCAACCGCCCTGGGGGTCGTGGTGGAGCAGATATTTATTCTTTTATCCTTCCTCCTCTAGAATATACCATTACAGGTGCTGTGACCGATGATTATACCTTTCAAGCAGTGGATGGATTAGATGTATTATTATTGGGTTCCGATGGCAGTGAGAAAAAAGTGAGAACTATTGAAGATGGTACCTTTACCTTCAATACAAAACAAGTATTACCAGATACTGAATACGAATTAGTTTTTGAAAGAGAAGGCTATTTTAGATTGGTATTGAAAGAAACCACTGTAGGTTTAGATCATAGTAAAGACATACAAATGGAAGTGGAATTACAAAGAATTCCAGAGGAGCCCATACTACTGCCTGAAATCCTTTTCGATTTAGCAAAATGGGATCTGAAACCACAGTTTGAGGATAGTTTACAAGGGTTAATTGAAACCATGGATGCCAACCCACACGTCATAGTTGAACTTGGTGCTCATACCGACAATAGAGGTCAGGATGAATCCAACGATATTCTCTCACAAAAACGTGCTGAATCTGTTGTAAATTATCTTATTCTTAGAGGTATTGACCCTGGTCGTTTATTTGCCAAAGGATATGGAGAAAGAGAACCTCGTAGATTAGCAACAGAGGTAAAGAAAAACGGTATCACTTTCCCAGAAGGAGTTACCTTAACCCAAGTTTACATTGATTCATTACCAAAATCCCAGCAGGAAACAGCCCATAGCTTGAACCGTAGAATTGAGTTTAAAATAGTAGGAAAAGATTACCAAGAAAGAGCATTAGCCGAACAAGGTGACACCAGTGATGTTTGGATTCAGATGCGAGAAAGAACAAATAGAGTTTTCTTCAACATGCCTGACAAACAAATGTATAAATTTGAATGTGCAATAAATGGTTATACCAACGAAGTCATCTATACACCACTTACTAAACTGGTTACTTGTTCTGTTGATTTTGCTTTAGAATTATTGAAACAAGGAATTATTAAGAAAGAAGACTTCAAAGGAAACCCAGACGATATTATTAGCACTGGAAATATTGAGCACAAATCGGTGTTCACCCTGAAAGATTTTAGAATAGGAAGTAAAACCATCAGAAACTTAGATGTATATGTTTGGCATGGTAGCCTCTACCCTTTCTTTATCAATGAAGTGACTTTGAAGAAATTTGGAACCCCTGTTATTGATGAAAAAAAGAGAAGCATCACTTTCGAATAA
- a CDS encoding ABC transporter ATP-binding protein, producing the protein MIKLRNLTKVYRSSEVETLALLNVNLEVKKGEFVAIMGPSGCGKTTLLNLLGLLDEPSDGEYAFMEIAVAKLSEKERSKIRKHNMGFVFQNYNLIEELNVYENVELPLIYMGVKTEERKERVHEILEKMQILHRKFNFPTQLSGGQQQRVAVARAVVGKPRIVFADEPTGNLDSAHGEEVMRLLDEVNKSGTTVIMVTHSQRDASYSNRVLRLFDGQIINENILQKFS; encoded by the coding sequence ATGATAAAGTTACGAAACTTAACAAAAGTCTATAGAAGTAGTGAGGTGGAAACCTTGGCGCTGTTGAATGTGAATTTAGAAGTGAAAAAAGGCGAGTTTGTAGCTATCATGGGACCTTCGGGTTGTGGAAAAACGACTTTATTAAACTTGCTTGGTCTATTGGATGAACCTTCCGATGGAGAGTATGCTTTTATGGAAATCGCTGTAGCAAAGTTGTCCGAGAAGGAGCGCTCAAAAATCAGAAAGCATAATATGGGTTTTGTTTTTCAGAATTATAACTTAATTGAGGAACTTAATGTTTATGAAAATGTAGAGCTTCCATTAATTTATATGGGAGTAAAAACCGAGGAGCGTAAAGAAAGAGTTCACGAGATTTTGGAAAAAATGCAAATTCTTCATCGTAAATTTAATTTTCCAACCCAGTTGAGTGGTGGGCAACAACAACGTGTAGCAGTTGCTAGAGCTGTTGTTGGTAAGCCTAGAATTGTCTTTGCAGATGAGCCAACAGGAAATCTAGATTCAGCTCATGGCGAAGAAGTGATGAGATTATTAGATGAGGTGAACAAGTCTGGTACTACAGTTATTATGGTGACCCATTCCCAAAGAGATGCTTCCTATTCTAATAGGGTTTTGCGTTTGTTCGACGGACAGATTATTAATGAAAACATCCTCCAAAAATTTTCCTAA